Genomic segment of Bacteroidota bacterium:
ATGAAAGGTTATTATAAACGGCCAGACCTTACTGCAGAAACAGTTATAGATGGTTGGCTGCATACAGGTGATATCGGCATCCTGGTTGATAATAAATTTTTAAAGATCACTGACAGGAAAAAAGAAATTTTTAAAACAAGTGGTGGTAAATATGTGGCGCCGCAGCCGATAGAAAATAAAATGGTGGAGTCTCCATTTATTGAACAGATAATGGTAGTTGGTGCTGAACAGAAATTTGCCGGGGCACTGATAGTACCCGCATTTAATGTAGTTGTTGAATGGGCAAAGAAACAGGGATTAAACATCAGCAATGATCCAGAAGAGATTATCCGCAATGAAAAAGTGCTTGAGCTTTTCCGGGATGTTGTAGAAGAGAACAATAAAAATTTCAATCCCGTAGAGCAGGTTAAGAAATTTGAATTACTTCCTTATGCATGGAGTGTAGATGGTGGTGAAATGACACCAACCATGAAACTAAAGCGAAAAGTGATACAGGAAAAATACAGAGATGCTATTCAACGCATCTATCGTTAAATAAAAATCCCCCGAAAATTTTCGGGGGATTTTTTATTATCATCAAGCTAACACAAATTATTTATCCTCTTTCTTTTTATCACCGGGTTTGCCGGGAGGTCCTCCCCTGCGGCTCATCATCTTCTGCACCATCTCATCAAACTTGATTTGTTGCTCAGCATTCAGTAATGTTCTTACTTGTTTAAAATGATTATAGGTTTTTATAGTGATCTCTTTATTCAACTCAGCAATTTTATTGCTATAACTATTAAGAATACTATCACTGCCTGCAGATTCTTTGATAGAATTATACAAACTCGTTTTATAAGAACTGATTGAATCAAACAATGGTTTCATTGATTCAAAATGCGCATCACGCAGTTTCTTATGTTCCTTTTTTTGCGTGCTGTCAAGCTTTAATTGTTCTGCAAACCAGTCACCTTTCTTCCCAGGTTGGCGATCATCCATATCTTTATGCTTGTTCTTTTCATTCCATAAAAAATAAACAAGCACTCCATTGATGATTAAAAGTGCGACGGCTGCAAACGCAAGAATTTTATTTGTTTTCATTGATTGATATCCTCCAGGATGTTATCGCTTAAATTATACTCAGCCGCAATTGATTGAATGGTTTCTTCACCTGAATTAGGGGTAATGGTTGAGTTTCCGTCCTGGAAATATATGAAAGCATTAATTACAATAACAAGAACAAGAGTGGCTACTACAAAAGCAGGTTTGAGCAACCAGCTTTTTACAACCGGTGCAGCTGCCTTTTCCATTCTCGCTTTAAGGCGAGTATAGAAAAATGCAGGGGTCTCGGCTTTTTTGGCGCCATCCCACGCATTTAATATCTGCTCTATCCGGTCTTGTTTTTCCTGTTTCATAATACTTAGTTTTTGACGTATGGCCGTCTTCAAACCTTCGGCCATTCAAGGTAAAAAAAATTATTATAACTCTTTTTCAAGCTCTTTTCTAAGATTTTGCTTGGCCCTGTGCAGTAAAGATTCTACTGCAGAAACCGTTGTTTTCATGATTTCACTCACTTCCTGGTAGCTTAAATCCTCCAGCTTATTCAAAGTAAAAGCAACCCGTTGATTTTCAGGCAACCTACCAATGGCTTTTGCCAACATTCGGGAGTCTTCCTTTTTCTCAAGAGCTACACCGGGATGGTAAAAATCAGGTGGATCATGGGACAGCTCATCATTTTTACCAAAAATGCTTTGTACAAAAGCGAATCTTTTCTTGCTTTTTCGGCTCCGCAGCAGGTCGAGGGAACGGGTAGTAGCTATCCGGTAGATCCATGTGGACAGCTGAGACTCACCCTTAAAGGAATGAATAGCCCGGTATACCTGTATAAAAACTTCCTGGGCTACATCTTCTGCATCCTGTTCGTTCTGCACTATACCAATTACGGTATTAAAGACCCTATCCTGGAAATTATCCACGAGGTATTTGAAAGCCTGCTCATCGCCGTTGCGTAGTCTTTGTATTAGTTCCTGTTCGTTCAATGGGTGAAATTCCGTGTTTTTTGACGGGGCAACTTACGAAATCATGTGGAGAGAGTATCTATTCTCGATGCAGAATTTATTTACTTACAACGTTTGGTTTTGCTTACTCCACCCTCTTCATTCTCGGTACCAGTATATGCATAATTAACCAGCCTGCTAAATAAGCTGAAGCACAAACTGCAAACATGATATAATAGGCCGTTTCAATTTGATTGATACTGCGGTAATGTACAAACATCTGCTTTTGTACTAACAAAGAAAGTAAGATACCTCCCAAACCACCGAACATACCTCCGATTCCTGTTACTGAAGCTGTTGAGTTTTTGGGAAACATATCACTTACTGTCGTAAAAATATTTGCACTCCATGCCTGGTGTGCAGCAGCAGCAATACCTATTACTGCTACGGCAAGCCACATATCGATCTTGCCTAATATCAAAGCAAATACTATAGGGAAAACACAGAAAGCATAAATGAGCATAGATGTTTTTCTTGCTTTAAATACAGGCCAGCCTTTCTTTTGGATCAAATACATGGGCAACCAACCACCTCCAACGCTTCCTATTGTTGAAATAACATAAACTGCTGCAACCGGCCAGCTGGCAGCAGTTAATTTAATTTTATAAACACTCTCAAAAAAGTCGGGCAACCAGAAAAGATAAA
This window contains:
- a CDS encoding sigma-70 family RNA polymerase sigma factor — encoded protein: MNEQELIQRLRNGDEQAFKYLVDNFQDRVFNTVIGIVQNEQDAEDVAQEVFIQVYRAIHSFKGESQLSTWIYRIATTRSLDLLRSRKSKKRFAFVQSIFGKNDELSHDPPDFYHPGVALEKKEDSRMLAKAIGRLPENQRVAFTLNKLEDLSYQEVSEIMKTTVSAVESLLHRAKQNLRKELEKEL